The following proteins are encoded in a genomic region of Ananas comosus cultivar F153 linkage group 25, ASM154086v1, whole genome shotgun sequence:
- the LOC109703504 gene encoding serine/threonine-protein kinase 19 homolog isoform X2, translating to MAETSRLAGTKRGRGDEEIGADSNSNADSDPRQALGLENNLTFSDTLVALQMMRSQFPSVEKSLKKEKVLRVFKLSTGQDDHAIMFMEDYLKQMASSVKRFEKEKQHDLEVFEWFKTYVMESKLDVCIAHQELCSLLSHGGEVTDRHVTLLISAGLLTRQLIDPNMYWFAIPNIGSILKGLSQGRKELLSLLNRRKYKEMPLAPLEKKRLRLSPLDMRFHLRDLIGSGHLKSLQTPAGIIVRVAKD from the exons ATGGCGGAAACGTCTCGATTGGCGGGGACGAAGCGCGGTCGCGGCGACGAAGAGATCGGCGCCGACTCCAACTCCAACGCCGATTCCGATCCTCGACAAGCCCTAGGACTAG AGAATAATCTTACATTTAGCGATACCTTGGTAGCTCTTCAAATGATGCGCTCACAATTTCCAAGTGTAGAAAAG TCATTGAAGAAGGAAAAAGTTTTGCGTGTATTTAAACTTAGTACTGGACAAGATGACCATGCAATAATGTTCATGGAAGATTATCTAAAACAG ATGGCAAGTTCTGTGAAGAGGTTTGAGAAGGAAAAGCAACATGATCTTGAAGTTTTTGAGTGGTTTAAGACGTATGTTATGGAGTCCAAACTGGATGTTTGCATAGCGCATCAGGAGTTG TGCTCATTGTTATCACATGGAGGTGAAGTGACAGACAGGCATGTCACTTTGTTAATTAGTGCTGGTCTGCTT ACTCGTCAACTGATTGATCCAAATATGTATTGGTTTGCAATTCCAAATATTGGGAGCATACTGAAGGGCCTTTCACAG GGAAGGAAAGAGCTTCTCTCGTTGTTAAACCGTAGGAAATACAAGGAAATGCCACTTGCTCCTTTAGAGAAGAAGCGACTACGATTATCACCACTTGACATGCGGTTCCACCTTCGGGATCTAATCGGTTCTGGTCATCTAAAATCCCTTCAAACCCCTGCCGGGATAATCGTCCGAGTAGCCAAAGACTGA
- the LOC109703505 gene encoding RNA-binding protein 42-like isoform X1, whose product MSKESAPGSNSFPPSSSSSSSSQYSYPSAAPHFPLPFHLQNPGPTASQPYLPPPQIPPPIKMPPPFVPAYPPAPAAAPVAPGVYTLPQYQQAQQLFQRDAQTITPEALESVKAALASSEVEHKAETKKRAIPRKAAGQSWEDPTLAEWPENDFRLFCGDLGNEVNDDVLSKAFSRFPSFNMARVVRDKRTGKTRGYGFVSFSSPSDLAAAIKEMNGKYVGNRPIKLRKSNWKERTDVDALERQKNHIQKKPKLQKKSVLHK is encoded by the exons ATGTCGAAGGAATCAGCTCCGGGATCGAATTCGTTTcctccgtcgtcgtcgtcgtcgtcgtcgtcgcagTATAGCTACCCCTCCGCGGCTCCTCACTTCCCCCTCCCCTTCCATCTCCAAAACCCTGGTCCCACGGCGTCGCAGCCCTATCTCCCGCCGCCGCAGATCCCTCCTCCTATTAAGATGCCTCCGCCCTTCGTTCCGGCGTACCCTCCCGCCCCAGCCGCCGCCCCGGTCGCCCCCGGTGTCTACACGCTTCCCCAGTATCAGCAG GCACAACAACTGTTTCAAAGGGACGCTCAAACTATTACACCAGAGGCGCTAGAAAGTGTGAAAGCTGCTTTAGCGAGCAGTGAAGTCGAGCACAAAGCGGAAACAAAGAAGAGGGCGATCCCGCGGAAAGCTGCTGGGCAGAGTTGGGAGGATCCGACGTTGGCTGAATGGCCAGAGA ATGACTTCCGTTTGTTCTGTGGAGATTTGGGGAATGAAGTTAATGATGATGTTCTTTCAAAGGCATTTTCAAGGTTTCCCTCCTTCAACATGGCAAGA GTAGTACGGGATAAGAGAACTGGAAAAACCAGGGGTTATGGATTTGTCAGTTTTTCAAGCCCTTCTGACCTTGCAGCTGCAATAAAAGAAATGAATG GCAAGTATGTTGGAAATCGTCCTATCAAATTGCGCAAGAGCAACTGGAAAGAAAGGACTGATGTTGACGCTTTGGAAAGGCAGAAG AACCACATTCAGAAGAAACCGAAATTGCAAAAGAAAAGTGTCCTGCATAAGTGA
- the LOC109703504 gene encoding serine/threonine-protein kinase 19 homolog isoform X3, which yields MHIIFFLSHVLLSFLILYKVSVVLVLFPPTCDSQQVAIHIVATQYVNRTGFMGSLKKEKVLRVFKLSTGQDDHAIMFMEDYLKQMASSVKRFEKEKQHDLEVFEWFKTYVMESKLDVCIAHQELCSLLSHGGEVTDRHVTLLISAGLLTRQLIDPNMYWFAIPNIGSILKGLSQGRKELLSLLNRRKYKEMPLAPLEKKRLRLSPLDMRFHLRDLIGSGHLKSLQTPAGIIVRVAKD from the exons atgcacatcattttttttttaagccatGTGCTTCTCTCTTTTCTGATTCTTTACAAAGTTAGTGTGGTGCTTGTGCTTTTTCCCCCTACCTGCGACAGTCAGCAAGTTGCAATACATATTGTGGCAACACAGTATGTCAACAGAACGGGCTTCATGGGG TCATTGAAGAAGGAAAAAGTTTTGCGTGTATTTAAACTTAGTACTGGACAAGATGACCATGCAATAATGTTCATGGAAGATTATCTAAAACAG ATGGCAAGTTCTGTGAAGAGGTTTGAGAAGGAAAAGCAACATGATCTTGAAGTTTTTGAGTGGTTTAAGACGTATGTTATGGAGTCCAAACTGGATGTTTGCATAGCGCATCAGGAGTTG TGCTCATTGTTATCACATGGAGGTGAAGTGACAGACAGGCATGTCACTTTGTTAATTAGTGCTGGTCTGCTT ACTCGTCAACTGATTGATCCAAATATGTATTGGTTTGCAATTCCAAATATTGGGAGCATACTGAAGGGCCTTTCACAG GGAAGGAAAGAGCTTCTCTCGTTGTTAAACCGTAGGAAATACAAGGAAATGCCACTTGCTCCTTTAGAGAAGAAGCGACTACGATTATCACCACTTGACATGCGGTTCCACCTTCGGGATCTAATCGGTTCTGGTCATCTAAAATCCCTTCAAACCCCTGCCGGGATAATCGTCCGAGTAGCCAAAGACTGA
- the LOC109703504 gene encoding serine/threonine-protein kinase 19 isoform X1: MAETSRLAGTKRGRGDEEIGADSNSNADSDPRQALGLENNLTFSDTLVALQMMRSQFPSVEKVTIQPFILQSQLYSSVKDRTQVDRDLESLKKEKVLRVFKLSTGQDDHAIMFMEDYLKQMASSVKRFEKEKQHDLEVFEWFKTYVMESKLDVCIAHQELCSLLSHGGEVTDRHVTLLISAGLLTRQLIDPNMYWFAIPNIGSILKGLSQGRKELLSLLNRRKYKEMPLAPLEKKRLRLSPLDMRFHLRDLIGSGHLKSLQTPAGIIVRVAKD; this comes from the exons ATGGCGGAAACGTCTCGATTGGCGGGGACGAAGCGCGGTCGCGGCGACGAAGAGATCGGCGCCGACTCCAACTCCAACGCCGATTCCGATCCTCGACAAGCCCTAGGACTAG AGAATAATCTTACATTTAGCGATACCTTGGTAGCTCTTCAAATGATGCGCTCACAATTTCCAAGTGTAGAAAAG GTTACAATACAACCTTTCATCTTGCAGTCGCAATTGTACAGTAGTGTGAAGGACAGGACCCAAGTTGATAGAGACTTAGAG TCATTGAAGAAGGAAAAAGTTTTGCGTGTATTTAAACTTAGTACTGGACAAGATGACCATGCAATAATGTTCATGGAAGATTATCTAAAACAG ATGGCAAGTTCTGTGAAGAGGTTTGAGAAGGAAAAGCAACATGATCTTGAAGTTTTTGAGTGGTTTAAGACGTATGTTATGGAGTCCAAACTGGATGTTTGCATAGCGCATCAGGAGTTG TGCTCATTGTTATCACATGGAGGTGAAGTGACAGACAGGCATGTCACTTTGTTAATTAGTGCTGGTCTGCTT ACTCGTCAACTGATTGATCCAAATATGTATTGGTTTGCAATTCCAAATATTGGGAGCATACTGAAGGGCCTTTCACAG GGAAGGAAAGAGCTTCTCTCGTTGTTAAACCGTAGGAAATACAAGGAAATGCCACTTGCTCCTTTAGAGAAGAAGCGACTACGATTATCACCACTTGACATGCGGTTCCACCTTCGGGATCTAATCGGTTCTGGTCATCTAAAATCCCTTCAAACCCCTGCCGGGATAATCGTCCGAGTAGCCAAAGACTGA
- the LOC109703505 gene encoding RNA-binding protein 42-like isoform X2, with translation MSKESAPGSNSFPPSSSSSSSSQYSYPSAAPHFPLPFHLQNPGPTASQPYLPPPQIPPPIKMPPPFVPAYPPAPAAAPVAPGVYTLPQYQQAQQLFQRDAQTITPEALESVKAALASSEVEHKAETKKRAIPRKAAGQSWEDPTLAEWPENDFRLFCGDLGNEVNDDVLSKAFSRFPSFNMARVVRDKRTGKTRGYGFVSFSSPSDLAAAIKEMNGKYVGNRPIKLRKSNWKERTDVDALERQKKKPKLQKKSVLHK, from the exons ATGTCGAAGGAATCAGCTCCGGGATCGAATTCGTTTcctccgtcgtcgtcgtcgtcgtcgtcgtcgcagTATAGCTACCCCTCCGCGGCTCCTCACTTCCCCCTCCCCTTCCATCTCCAAAACCCTGGTCCCACGGCGTCGCAGCCCTATCTCCCGCCGCCGCAGATCCCTCCTCCTATTAAGATGCCTCCGCCCTTCGTTCCGGCGTACCCTCCCGCCCCAGCCGCCGCCCCGGTCGCCCCCGGTGTCTACACGCTTCCCCAGTATCAGCAG GCACAACAACTGTTTCAAAGGGACGCTCAAACTATTACACCAGAGGCGCTAGAAAGTGTGAAAGCTGCTTTAGCGAGCAGTGAAGTCGAGCACAAAGCGGAAACAAAGAAGAGGGCGATCCCGCGGAAAGCTGCTGGGCAGAGTTGGGAGGATCCGACGTTGGCTGAATGGCCAGAGA ATGACTTCCGTTTGTTCTGTGGAGATTTGGGGAATGAAGTTAATGATGATGTTCTTTCAAAGGCATTTTCAAGGTTTCCCTCCTTCAACATGGCAAGA GTAGTACGGGATAAGAGAACTGGAAAAACCAGGGGTTATGGATTTGTCAGTTTTTCAAGCCCTTCTGACCTTGCAGCTGCAATAAAAGAAATGAATG GCAAGTATGTTGGAAATCGTCCTATCAAATTGCGCAAGAGCAACTGGAAAGAAAGGACTGATGTTGACGCTTTGGAAAGGCAGAAG AAGAAACCGAAATTGCAAAAGAAAAGTGTCCTGCATAAGTGA